The following proteins come from a genomic window of Lycium ferocissimum isolate CSIRO_LF1 chromosome 4, AGI_CSIRO_Lferr_CH_V1, whole genome shotgun sequence:
- the LOC132052163 gene encoding uncharacterized protein C23H3.12c isoform X2, with product MKARLVVFPIRGRNWCFSRSIESSQSETLSSNTPSTLKDLWKKISSKSAHNSFNSNVEVVVDFASNKMNRAWSNLEKAPAGSLKNKLHGLGLRLLSRVKPSEIFLKSIPKEVTRVDITYPSSLNGQLVRRRLRHIALRGTIIHKKYLYGSVTLLPLTSFFMVLPLPNIPFFWVLFRTYSHWRALQGSENLLRLVTNSSHHQNYQKSDKGTTDKSTNTKDDPQRTNNCISRPWVLLPSEDLQKLIRSGQSNDSLSEPTISDICRRFNLNTMDVIKYKHSLY from the exons ATGAAGGCTAGATTAGTAGTGTTTCCAATCAGGGGAAGGAACTGGTGCTTCAGCCGATCGATAGAGTCATCACAATCTGAAACTCTGTCTTCTAATACTCCTTCTACATTGAAAGATCTCTGGAAGAAGATTTCATCCAAATCAGCTCATAACTCGTTCAACTCTAATGTTGAAGTCGTCGTTGATTTCGCCTCCAATAAG ATGAACAGAGCTTGGAGTAATTTGGAAAAAGCGCCGGCAGGAAGTTTAAAGAACAAACTTCACGG GCTAGGGTTGCGGCTTCTCTCTCGTGTTAAGCCTTCAGAGATCTTTTTGAAATCCATTCCTAAGGAGGTAACACGTGTTGACATTACCTATCCCTCAAG TTTAAATGGACAGCTTGTTCGGCGGAGGCTACGTCATATTGCCTTGAG GGGGACTATCATCCACAAGAAGTACTTGTATGGATCGGTTACATTGCTTCCACTGACATCATTTTTCATG GTGCTACCCTTGCCTAATATACCTTTCTTTTGGGTCTTATTTCGGACATACTCTCACTGGAGAGCTCTTCAG GGAAGTGAAAATCTTCTTCGATTAGTTACAAACAGCTCCCATCACCAGAATTACCAGAAGTCAGATAAAGGAACAACAGACAAGAGTACAAATACAAAAGATGACCCACAGAGAACAAACAACTGCATTAGTCGACCATGG GTATTATTGCCGTCAGAAGACCTTCAAAAGCTTATTCGATCTGGACAATCTAATGATAGTCTAAGTGAGCCGACCATATCTGATATCTGCCGGAGATTTAACTTGAACACAATGGATGTTATCAAGTACAAACACTCACTGTACTGA
- the LOC132052162 gene encoding 26S proteasome regulatory subunit 7 homolog A: MAPAADIEDEIKDEKNPPPLDEDDIALLKTYGLGPYSTSIKKAEKEIKEMAKKINDLCGIKESDTGLAAPSQWDLVSDKQMMQEEQPLQVARCTKIISPNTEDAKYVINVKQIAKFVVGLGDKVSPTDIEEGMRVGVDRNKYQIQIPLPPKIDPSVTMMTVEEKPDVTYNDVGGCKEQIEKMREVVELPMLHPEKFVKLGIDPPKGVLCYGPPGTGKTLLARAVANRTDACFIRVIGSELVQKYVGEGARMVRELFQMARSKKACIVFFDEVDAIGGARFDDGVGGDNEVQRTMLEIVNQLDGFDARGNIKVLMATNRPDTLDPALLRPGRLDRKVEFGLPDLESRTQIFKIHTRTMNCERDIRFELLARLCPNSTGADIRSVCTEAGMYAIRARRKTVTEKDFLDAVNKVIKGYQKFSATPKYMVYN; the protein is encoded by the exons ATGGCACCCGCAGCAGATATAGAAGATGAGATCAAGGACGAGAAGAACCCACCGCCACTAGATGAAGATGATATTGCGCTACTTAAGACTTAT GGCCTGGGACCTTATTCGACCAGCATAAAGAAAGCTGAAAAGGAAATCAAGGAAATGGCTAAAAAGATAAATGATTTATGTG GTATTAAGGAGTCTGACACCGGGTTAGCTGCACCAAGTCAATGGGATCTGGTTTCTGATAAACAGATGATGCAGGAGGAGCAGCCTCTTCAG GTTGCCAGATGCACAAAGATAATTAGCCCCAACACTGAAGATGCCAAATATGTGATAAACGTCAAGCAAATTGCGAAG TTTGTTGTTGGATTAGGTGACAAAGTTTCACCAACCGATATAGAAGAAGGCATGCGAGTCGG GGTTGATCGGAATAAATATCAGATTCAGATTCCATTGCCCCCCAAAATTGATCCTAGTGTTACCATGATGACAGTTGAGGAGAAGCCTGATGTGACATATAATGATGTTGGTGGATGCAAGGAACAAATTGAAAAGATGCGAGAG GTTGTTGAGTTGCCCATGCTTCACCCTGAGAAGTTTGTGAAACTTGGAATTGATCCCCCAAAGGGTGTTCTCTGCTATGGCCCTCCCGGTACTGGTAAAACACTGCTTGCTAGAGCAGTGGCAAATCGAACAGATGCATGCTTTATTCGTGTTATTGGTAGTGAGCTTGTTCAGAAATATGTTGGTGAGGGAGCTAGGATGGTTCGTGAACTTTTCCAG ATGGCACGCTCTAAGAAGGCATGCATTGTCTTTTTCGATGAAGTAGACGCCATTGGAGGTGCAAGATTTGATGATGGTGTAGGTGGAGACAATGAGGTCCAGCGCACCATGCTTGAAATTGTGAACCAACTAGATGGATTTGATGCTCGGGGGAATATTAAGGTTCTCATGGCGACCAACAG GCCTGATACACTTGATCCAGCATTGCTACGTCCTGGACGTTTGGATCGAAAAGTTGAGTTTGGTCTGCCTGATCTGGAAAGTAGGACCCAGATATTTAAGATTCATACACGGACAATGAACTGTGAGCGGGATATTCGATTTGAACTTTTGGCACGTCTCTGTCCAAACTCTACAG GAGCCGACATAAGAAGTGTGTGCACGGAGGCTGGAATGTATGCTATTCGAGCAAGGAGGAAAACTGTTACTGAGAAAGACTTCTTAGATGCCGTCAATAAGGTCATTAAAGGATATCAGAAATTCAGTGCTACACCGAAGTACATGGTCTACAATTGA
- the LOC132052161 gene encoding protein STRUBBELIG-RECEPTOR FAMILY 6-like isoform X2: MGYQLTSLTSVTNFDISNNNLGNQIPYQLPPNVRRLNLAGNSFTGGLPYSISQMKSLQYLNVSHNQIQGELNDMFGSLSSLNTLDISFNSMTGKLPQSFQSLTNMKKIYLQNNQFTGNIDILADLPLDALDLENNQFTGGIPEKLKGIMQKSNSNTGSSGPAPPSPPGAPPTNRSSTRSNKSSGNGSPSNGGGSSDNGEKSGIGSGGVAGIVISVSVVGAVAVIFIIKKRRRKSSIDIEKLDVQPFALDSQEVKEIKLSQNSSTTSVKAVESPTAMSLKPPPIHPPKSLDGDDVSAKPVVPQQKARTAQINVEQYSIADLQMATNNFSVENLIGDGSIGSVYRAHFDNGKVLTVKKLYSSELRNPEDFHKMVPDISRLDHRNVTELVGYCSEDGQHLLVYEFHENGSLHNFLHRMDEDSTRLTWDSRLKIALGTARALEYLHEVCSPSLVHKNIKSENILLDADLNPHLSDSGLANLMADVDQGLNHNIESGYGAPEAAISGKCTTKSDVYSFGVVMLELFSGRKPFDSSRTRSEQSLVRWATPQLHDIDTLEKMVDPALRGLYSVKSLSRFADVIALCVQPEPEFRPPMSEVVQALVRLVQRANMSKRLYGNDQDPDAQD, encoded by the exons ATGGGATACCAATTAACAAGTCTGACATCTGTAACCAACTT TGACATAAGTAACAATAATCTTGGAAACCAGATACCTTACCAGCTTCCTCCAAATGTGCGGAGACT CAACCTTGCTGGTAATAGTTTTACTGGTGGCCTACCTTATTCTATCTCACAAATGAAGTCTCTTCAATACTT AAATGTGAGTCATAATCAAATTCAAGGAGAACTCAATGACATGTTTGGATCACTTTCTTCTCTTAACACACT GGATATCTCTTTCAATTCAATGACTGGTAAACTTCCTCAAAGCTTCCAGTCACTGACTAACATGAAGAAAAT TTACCTGCAGAATAACCAGTTTACAGGAAATATTGATATCCTCGCCGATCTTCCTCTTGATGCTCT GGATCTTGAAAACAATCAGTTCACTGGTGGGATTCCTGAGAAGTTGAAAGGGATAATGCA AAAATCTAACAGTAACACAGGAAGCTCAGGGCCTGCGCCTCCATCTCCACCTGGTGCACCCCCAACGAACAGGTCCAGTACTCGAAGTAACAAATCCAGTGGCAATGGCAGCCCTTCAAATGGTGGAGGTAGCAGTGATAATGGTGAGAAATCTGGTATAGGCAGTGGAGGTGTTGCAGGAATAGTGATATCAGTTTCAGTGGTTGGAGCAGTTGCAGTAATATTTATTATCAAGAAAAGACGCAGAAAGTCGTCAATAGACATAGAAAAACTTGACGTTCAGCCATTTGCTCTTGATTCACAGGAAGTAAAAG AAATAAAGCTTAGCCAAAATTCCTCCACAACAAGCGTGAAAGCTGTTGAATCTCCCACTGCAATGTCTCTAAAACCTCCACCTATTCATCCTCCGAAATCCTTGGATGGAGATGACGTATCAGCAAAACCCGTTGTTCCTCAGCAGAAAGCTAGGACAGCTCAAATAAATGTTGAGCAATATTCAATTGCAGACCTACAGATGGCTACTAATAACTTCAGTGTTGAAAACCTTATTGGTGACGGATCCATTGGGAGTGTATATCGGGCTCACTTTGACAATGGCAAA GTTCTCACTGTCAAGAAACTTTATTCATCTGAGCTCCGGAATCCTGAAGATTTTCATAAGATGGTTCCTGACATATCCCGGCTGGATCATCGAAATGTAACTGAACTGGTAGGTTATTGTTCAGAAGATGGGCAGCACCTACTGGTTTATGAATTCCACGAAAATGGTTCTCTACATAATTTCCTGCATCGGATGGATGAAGATAGCACGAGACTAACATGGGATAGTAGACTCAAGATTGCACTTGGGACAGCAAGAGCACTAGA GTATCTGCATGAAGTTTGTTCGCCATCTTTAGTTCACAAAAATATCAAATCTGAAAATATTTTACTTGATGCTGATCTCAATCCTCATCTATCGGACAGTGGATTGGCAAACCTTATGGCTGATGTAGATCAG GGATTGAACCATAATATAGAGTCTGGATATGGCGCACCTGAGGCTGCTATCTCTGGAAAGTGTACAACGAAGAGTGATGTATACAGTTTTGGAGTTGTTATGTTGGAACTGTTTTCTGGACGAAAACCTTTCGATAG CTCGAGAACAAGATCTGAACAGTCTTTAGTTAGATGGGCAACACCTCAGCTCCATGATATTGATACCCTGGAAAAGATGGTGGATCCAGCGCTCCGTGGACTCTATTCTGTTAAATCTCTATCTCGGTTTGCTGATGTTATTGCTCTTTGTGTTCAG CCCGAGCCTGAGTTCCGACCACCGATGTCAGAAGTGGTACAAGCATTAGTTCGGCTGGTGCAACGAGCAAACATGAGCAAGAGGTTATACGGTAATGATCAGGATCCAGATGCTCAAGACTAA
- the LOC132052161 gene encoding protein STRUBBELIG-RECEPTOR FAMILY 7-like isoform X1: MSLALMVALLLVLHGSSFVHADTDPSDASALTVMYSSLNSPGQLTKWSSSDGDPCGESWKGVTCSGNRVTEIQISGLGLSGSMGYQLTSLTSVTNFDISNNNLGNQIPYQLPPNVRRLNLAGNSFTGGLPYSISQMKSLQYLNVSHNQIQGELNDMFGSLSSLNTLDISFNSMTGKLPQSFQSLTNMKKIYLQNNQFTGNIDILADLPLDALDLENNQFTGGIPEKLKGIMQKSNSNTGSSGPAPPSPPGAPPTNRSSTRSNKSSGNGSPSNGGGSSDNGEKSGIGSGGVAGIVISVSVVGAVAVIFIIKKRRRKSSIDIEKLDVQPFALDSQEVKEIKLSQNSSTTSVKAVESPTAMSLKPPPIHPPKSLDGDDVSAKPVVPQQKARTAQINVEQYSIADLQMATNNFSVENLIGDGSIGSVYRAHFDNGKVLTVKKLYSSELRNPEDFHKMVPDISRLDHRNVTELVGYCSEDGQHLLVYEFHENGSLHNFLHRMDEDSTRLTWDSRLKIALGTARALEYLHEVCSPSLVHKNIKSENILLDADLNPHLSDSGLANLMADVDQGLNHNIESGYGAPEAAISGKCTTKSDVYSFGVVMLELFSGRKPFDSSRTRSEQSLVRWATPQLHDIDTLEKMVDPALRGLYSVKSLSRFADVIALCVQPEPEFRPPMSEVVQALVRLVQRANMSKRLYGNDQDPDAQD; this comes from the exons ATGAGCTTGGCGTTAATGGTGGCCTTACTCTTGGTTCTGCATGGCAGCAGCTTCGTCCATGCCGACACAGATCCATCTGACG CTTCTGCACTGACAGTGATGTATAGCTCTCTAAATTCACCGGGGCAGCTTACAAAGTGGAGCTCATCAGATGGTGATCCTTGTGGAGAATCCTGGAAAGGTGTTACTTGCTCGGGCAATAGAGTGACTGAAAT CCAGATATCCGGTCTAGGACTCTCTGGATCAATGGGATACCAATTAACAAGTCTGACATCTGTAACCAACTT TGACATAAGTAACAATAATCTTGGAAACCAGATACCTTACCAGCTTCCTCCAAATGTGCGGAGACT CAACCTTGCTGGTAATAGTTTTACTGGTGGCCTACCTTATTCTATCTCACAAATGAAGTCTCTTCAATACTT AAATGTGAGTCATAATCAAATTCAAGGAGAACTCAATGACATGTTTGGATCACTTTCTTCTCTTAACACACT GGATATCTCTTTCAATTCAATGACTGGTAAACTTCCTCAAAGCTTCCAGTCACTGACTAACATGAAGAAAAT TTACCTGCAGAATAACCAGTTTACAGGAAATATTGATATCCTCGCCGATCTTCCTCTTGATGCTCT GGATCTTGAAAACAATCAGTTCACTGGTGGGATTCCTGAGAAGTTGAAAGGGATAATGCA AAAATCTAACAGTAACACAGGAAGCTCAGGGCCTGCGCCTCCATCTCCACCTGGTGCACCCCCAACGAACAGGTCCAGTACTCGAAGTAACAAATCCAGTGGCAATGGCAGCCCTTCAAATGGTGGAGGTAGCAGTGATAATGGTGAGAAATCTGGTATAGGCAGTGGAGGTGTTGCAGGAATAGTGATATCAGTTTCAGTGGTTGGAGCAGTTGCAGTAATATTTATTATCAAGAAAAGACGCAGAAAGTCGTCAATAGACATAGAAAAACTTGACGTTCAGCCATTTGCTCTTGATTCACAGGAAGTAAAAG AAATAAAGCTTAGCCAAAATTCCTCCACAACAAGCGTGAAAGCTGTTGAATCTCCCACTGCAATGTCTCTAAAACCTCCACCTATTCATCCTCCGAAATCCTTGGATGGAGATGACGTATCAGCAAAACCCGTTGTTCCTCAGCAGAAAGCTAGGACAGCTCAAATAAATGTTGAGCAATATTCAATTGCAGACCTACAGATGGCTACTAATAACTTCAGTGTTGAAAACCTTATTGGTGACGGATCCATTGGGAGTGTATATCGGGCTCACTTTGACAATGGCAAA GTTCTCACTGTCAAGAAACTTTATTCATCTGAGCTCCGGAATCCTGAAGATTTTCATAAGATGGTTCCTGACATATCCCGGCTGGATCATCGAAATGTAACTGAACTGGTAGGTTATTGTTCAGAAGATGGGCAGCACCTACTGGTTTATGAATTCCACGAAAATGGTTCTCTACATAATTTCCTGCATCGGATGGATGAAGATAGCACGAGACTAACATGGGATAGTAGACTCAAGATTGCACTTGGGACAGCAAGAGCACTAGA GTATCTGCATGAAGTTTGTTCGCCATCTTTAGTTCACAAAAATATCAAATCTGAAAATATTTTACTTGATGCTGATCTCAATCCTCATCTATCGGACAGTGGATTGGCAAACCTTATGGCTGATGTAGATCAG GGATTGAACCATAATATAGAGTCTGGATATGGCGCACCTGAGGCTGCTATCTCTGGAAAGTGTACAACGAAGAGTGATGTATACAGTTTTGGAGTTGTTATGTTGGAACTGTTTTCTGGACGAAAACCTTTCGATAG CTCGAGAACAAGATCTGAACAGTCTTTAGTTAGATGGGCAACACCTCAGCTCCATGATATTGATACCCTGGAAAAGATGGTGGATCCAGCGCTCCGTGGACTCTATTCTGTTAAATCTCTATCTCGGTTTGCTGATGTTATTGCTCTTTGTGTTCAG CCCGAGCCTGAGTTCCGACCACCGATGTCAGAAGTGGTACAAGCATTAGTTCGGCTGGTGCAACGAGCAAACATGAGCAAGAGGTTATACGGTAATGATCAGGATCCAGATGCTCAAGACTAA
- the LOC132052163 gene encoding uncharacterized protein LOC132052163 isoform X1, whose product MKARLVVFPIRGRNWCFSRSIESSQSETLSSNTPSTLKDLWKKISSKSAHNSFNSNVEVVVDFASNKMNRAWSNLEKAPAGSLKNKLHGLGLRLLSRVKPSEIFLKSIPKEVTRVDITYPSSLNGQLVRRRLRHIALRKNQMLETLAKSSYPYHAWLDLKSLSAVEEHTLVKVLPLPNIPFFWVLFRTYSHWRALQGSENLLRLVTNSSHHQNYQKSDKGTTDKSTNTKDDPQRTNNCISRPWVLLPSEDLQKLIRSGQSNDSLSEPTISDICRRFNLNTMDVIKYKHSLY is encoded by the exons ATGAAGGCTAGATTAGTAGTGTTTCCAATCAGGGGAAGGAACTGGTGCTTCAGCCGATCGATAGAGTCATCACAATCTGAAACTCTGTCTTCTAATACTCCTTCTACATTGAAAGATCTCTGGAAGAAGATTTCATCCAAATCAGCTCATAACTCGTTCAACTCTAATGTTGAAGTCGTCGTTGATTTCGCCTCCAATAAG ATGAACAGAGCTTGGAGTAATTTGGAAAAAGCGCCGGCAGGAAGTTTAAAGAACAAACTTCACGG GCTAGGGTTGCGGCTTCTCTCTCGTGTTAAGCCTTCAGAGATCTTTTTGAAATCCATTCCTAAGGAGGTAACACGTGTTGACATTACCTATCCCTCAAG TTTAAATGGACAGCTTGTTCGGCGGAGGCTACGTCATATTGCCTTGAG AAAAAACCAGATGCTTGAAACTCTGGCAAAGAGTTCATATCCTTACCACGCTTGGTTGGATTTAAAATCTCTTTCTGCTGTGGAGGAACATACTCTAGTTAAG GTGCTACCCTTGCCTAATATACCTTTCTTTTGGGTCTTATTTCGGACATACTCTCACTGGAGAGCTCTTCAG GGAAGTGAAAATCTTCTTCGATTAGTTACAAACAGCTCCCATCACCAGAATTACCAGAAGTCAGATAAAGGAACAACAGACAAGAGTACAAATACAAAAGATGACCCACAGAGAACAAACAACTGCATTAGTCGACCATGG GTATTATTGCCGTCAGAAGACCTTCAAAAGCTTATTCGATCTGGACAATCTAATGATAGTCTAAGTGAGCCGACCATATCTGATATCTGCCGGAGATTTAACTTGAACACAATGGATGTTATCAAGTACAAACACTCACTGTACTGA